The genomic interval ttatttttttcaagtcTTAGCATTCATGAGAAGAGACTTTGAAATGAGTGTGAGTATTTAGATGTTAGGATGTTATGTTCCCTAAAGTCATTCATGAATATTGCATTATTGAAGAATTATAAGAAGTTTAATTTGTCTTGTTTCCAAGTTTTATTCCATTTTATACCAACTTcctataatttaatatattacaaTGTGATTAGGTGAGGAAGAGAAAAATGTGCAATTTGAGATCAAAACACACGATTTGAAGATTGATTCTGGTCCTATCAGCTTGGTGGTTAATGCTTGTGCAAGCAGGGATCTTCAAGATAATGTTGTGGGGGTTTGTTTTGTGGCCCAAGATATAACTGCTCAGAAGACAGTGATGGACAAATTCACCAGAATTGAAGGCGACTACAAGGCAATTGTGCAGAACCGAAACCCATTGATCCCTCCAATATTTGGCACAGATGAATTTGGGTGGTGTTGTGAATGGAATTCAGCTATGACAAAATTAACTGGATGGAAGCGAGAGGAGGTGATGGATAAAATGCTTTTAGGGGAGGTTTTTGGGACACAAATAGCTTATTGTCGTCTAAGGAATCAAGAAGCTGTTGTTAACTTCAGCATTGTAGTTAACAAAGCCATGGCTGGTTTGGAAACGGAGAAGGTTCCTTTTAGTTTCTTTACTCGTGATGGGAAACACGTAGAATGTCTGCTTTCTGTGAGTAAGAAGTTGGATGCAGAGAGTGTAGTTACTGGAGTCTTCTGCTTCTTGCAACTAGCTAGTCCAGAGCTGCAACAAGCATTACACATTCAGCGCCTATCTGAACAAACTGCTTCCAAAAGACTGAAAGCTTTAACTTATTTGAAAAGGCAAATCCAAAGTCCTTTATATGGGATTGTTTTCTCCCGGAAATTGTTAGAAGGTGCTGAGTTGGGAGCTGAACAAAAACAATTTCTGCAAACGGGTGGTCGGTGTGAACGCCAGCTTAGCAAAGTCCTTGACTCAGATCTTGACAGCATCGTTGATGGGTATGATATTGCTAAATATTGTGCTTTTATACTCTTTAGTCCTCGTAATTTATGTGGTGTTAGGCATCAACAAGAGATGCTATTTCACAACCACAACTAACACTGAGTGTCATAATGAAACAGTCAAGTATTTTAGCTGATGATAGTTTTATCAAGAAATTCGAATATGCACCAGCAGCAGCAGTTAAAATTTGACTTTTGTATGCGTTCTCTTTGTTAAACAAGAAAGTGCTCACTGTGTCCTACTCTAACGAGTGAATATTTGGTTTATCTACTGAATTTCAGGAATTAGATTatttataactaatatttttttacagtaGAAGCATAGACTTCAGTCTTACTAGTCATCCCTTTTGTCCTGCATAATTTTGATTCAGTTTATTTTATGTGACATTTCTTTCCTGTATATTCAACAGCTACCTGGATTTGGAGATGGTTGAATTTACTCTGCATGAAGTGTTAGTTGCCTCCTTAAGTCAAGCCATGACAAAAGGTAATGCAAAAGGTATCCGATTAGTGAGTGATGTTGAAGAGCTGATCACAAGAGAAACCTTGTATGGTGATGGTCTCAGGCTCCAGCAGGTCTTAGCCGACTTTTTATTGATTTCCATCAATTTCACACCAAATGGAGGTCAGATTGTTGTAGCAGCCTCATTATCAAAACAGCAGTTAGGGAAACTAGTCCATCTTGCTAATTTGGAGCTCAGGTAATTAACTATTCCAACCTCAGATGGACATATCAAACTTTCTTTGTAGGTCTTCTGTTGATTAAATGCTGATAAAATAAACATGAAGTGAAAAGATTATCTTTTCACATTATACAAGCAAGGAGGCATGAAGGGGTTGAATCCAACTAGTTTAAATGTTTTAGATGGTACACCTTCTATGCCTATACAGATCCAACTCAGGTCACATCACTCTGAATTGGACCTATGCAACACAACTTTTCAAGGAAATAAACTTGTTATGCTATATTGAGATTATGTAGATGCATAATTTGTTAATCTGTGTTTGCTTTTGTCATTTGCAGCATAACACATGAGGGTTTTGGGATTCCAGAAACATTGCTGAACCAAATGTTTGGACGTGATGGTGATGAATCTGAGGAGGGTATCAGCATGCTGATTAGCAGAAAgctgctaaatctgatgaatgGAGAAGTGCGTTATATAAGGGAAGCAGGCAAATCATCTTTCATCTTATCAGTTGAACTTGCCGCAGCTCATAAATCCAACAGTTAAAATTTTGGAAATAATTAAACCAAACCATAATTTTTGTACATCAGAAAGTGAAGGGTGCAAGAAATTTGCATTCCTTGTTCAATATTTAACTCTTGTTTTTATGACCTACCTTCGTGTAAGGTGATAATGTAGATATGTAATGCATAACTAACGATTCACACTCTCCTTAAGTGGTCTCATTACAGCAATTATGCGTCATTTGCAACAGAAcgaaacataaataaaatattagaatacTATTTCTCTGAAAGCTTATTTTATGCATTTTTTAAAGCTGGTTCAAAATGGCAAAATTATTCCAATAATGGTTAAGGGTAAACCTATGCCCGCTCATGTTTTCTATGCAAATGATGTTATGGTCTTTTTGCAAAGGTAACAAAACCTCTCTCAAGAGCATGTATGACTTACTTAACCTCTATGGGGCTGCTTTGGACCAATGGCATAATAGACTCAAAAGTTACTCTTATGTTTCGTCTAAGGCTTCTTCTTGTTTGGTTCAACATTTTTCTTCTACTCTAAATTTCATAAAAGGTTTTTTACCTTTCAATTATCTCGGTGCTCAACTTTTCAAAGGTGTTCCAGAAGAAAAGTATATTAAGCCTACTATGGAGAAAGTTAAGATAGGAAAATGCTGAGCATGATGGGCACCCCCATTCAGTTAGTTAATTCAGTTATTTGTGGAATTGTGACTTACACTTTTAGAGTTTATAAATGGTCAGTAGCTATTATAAAGGTTATGGAAGCATGAATTAGGAATTTCGTTTGGACGGGATATATTGCTTTAAAAGGTTTGATTACAGTTCATTAGACTATGCTATTCTAAGAAAGGAGGTGATTGATCATTGTTGTTttcaatcaaatcaaataaaaagtaTGAATAGAACTAGTCAACCAAATTTCTTTctcaataaatttaattatattcttaGTTAAATAGGATTCATATATTATGTGTAGAAAATGTTAATTAGAATGAGAACTAAATAAAAATGGAGTCGTTGTCATTGagcaattaaaagaaaaagaatataataactTAGAAAGTAGATTAATTCTCGAGTTCATTTATCATTGAATTATTCATCAATTGTCATGTGATTATCATCCAtctaattttcaaataaaatagaatttaaCCAAACAAGGGTCAATTAAATCCAACAGAATTAATGTCCACTAATTCATTCAATACCTCACTCATTTTCAAGCGTCTACTCATGAAATTAATTACATAAGAGATTGTTtagaataaaacaaattaaacaagaaaattaaagaacaaaattgaattatcaactagcattcaaaaaaaatttcaataacaaaaattataattaaaaaggaCGACTTCGTCTACAGAAATTGTAGAACAAAAACTGAATTACACAAAACCTCATAATTCAATGTAAAATTACAAGAGAATTAACCCAAAAAGATTTAGATTCCATGCAGAGACAaaacaaaagtaattacaaagaagaaaatagaaGACTAAGGAAAACAATGTAGTTAGGTTGAACGTCTCTCGTGTGTAATCTGAAATGATGATCTTCCTTATGGCTTGTATTCATTTTTGagtttcttttccttgtagatTTCAAATTTAGATTATCTTTCAAATAGTttccaatatttttttctaaaaaaatttagattttgtTTGAGATactgtagattttatttttcattttttttcttatattttgtttttaatttttcatattacGTGGATTTGTTTCCAAATCTGTTTCAAATAAGAAAATTGGACTTTGACTAATCAGACTTGCACACATCAGTGTTGCATACTCTTTCATAAGACGGTATGTTGCAACAAGAATTAGACCATTTgatgtattaaaaatatgaaattaatcaataatttcaattaaaccccaaataaactcaattaggtaaattataattaaattagtgaATTTATTCACATTTATAATTCAAGAAGGTTAAAATTAAATGTGAGTAAAAATGTGCTTATCAGTGGTCTTTGGATTGTTAACTTGAGGGAAGAAAATCAAGGCTCCATACTTCTTCGTGTAGcttggaattttttatttagtttgaaGGATGGGCTAGCATGATGAGAAATAGGTTCATTTCTAAATTAGATAATACTTTATTAGACACTCTTCTTCCTCTCTGTGGTATGGTTTTGAGTATTGGCTGCAGGGGATGCTCAATGGCTTTTATGGGATGACTTATCTGTAAATTTTTGGAGTGCTAAATGGTGTTTTTATAACTCTATTAATAGTCATTTCTCGTGATGTTCTTATGCATCTTAATCTAGATTGGTTGATGTTTGAAATGAGTATTGGAAAATTCCTAATTTGATTCTTCTAAAATTGTcgcatttatatttatatactattttaaaggaCTATACCCttaatatttatgaatattaggTGGTTTAGAGTGCTAAAACTGAGGATCTTCTTACTCAGCAAACAACTCaaaattttattcatatataggttgattttatttcttatctcggaaatgaaaactttttattaaaaaaattagagacattttaaatttttttaaaattattaatttttaaattaatttttattattgataaatgataacaagatatttatttttttgaaagatacaaatttatattttttttccaccaaattgatattatatttgGAGAGAAGCTTTGGGGTTAAATTGCTTGCACGAGGGAATATGCGAAATGATATGGGTTGGTAGCGTGACATTAGTTAATTGATTTTGTAATTTGCACCTTCCAGAttgttaaattatataattaaacttcTCCCATACTTGTTACCACCTTTTGTTGTCTTTTCAAacatattatctaatttaatgaatctttaacaataGAATATCACCTTACAGCTATATcacattttatttttcagatCTACATTGGATATGCTATTTAAAAACACACTCATCAATTTAAATATCTCATTTGGATTGCTCACACAATACTAGCTAAAATGACATCGCCTATGCTtgcacatttttttatataatacaGACAAAAAGGTCTGAAAATAATGAATATATGATACAAGaaaaagtaattataataaaaaagtgtTGTGGTATACAATTATTTCAGTAATAATAGAAAAAGTTGGTAAGAAGTCTTTGTATTTCAAATggaagatatatatatatatatatatatatatatatatatatatatatattatctttcttcttttttttacttTGGTTCGTTCACAAAAAATGAAGTGGCACATTTATGTTTATGAGAATCAATTAAGAAGGAAAGTGTGAATCGATTCAAATTCCACACTTTCACGGGAGAACAGTTATTCATCATAACTATTAGGAAATGAACAGCAGGCACAGAAGCAGTAATAGAACATTTGATTAACAAAATCACAAGCATgcaataatttttcaaattgcAACTATGAAAGAAATGAAGATACCCCATTTACTCACATTCCAAGAATCCTTTATTAGTTTTGCAACAAACATGAATGGCAAAGCAACAAGGAGAAGACAGAAGGGTGAAAGAGCGATATCAGAGACATTAATTAGGTGCAAGCCTAGACTTGATCTTCTGAACCTCCTTGGTACCAACCTGGAAGGCCTTGGTCAAGACGTTGTCTGGAACAGGTGGTGTGGCTGCAAACAAGGTGAGAGCAATGGACTGTGTGCCAGGTAATTGGCTGTTGAAGGCTGCAAGGACTGAAGCAGGTTCCTTTGCATTGTTCTTTTGGAAGTGAACTAAGCCTTTTGGGAACACAAAAATCTCACCCTTGTAGATGGTCTTTGATATCAGCACATTGGCTGTGGTTATGAACCCAACATCGAGGGTTCCTTCCAGCACAAACACAATCTCGGTGGCACGTGGGTGAGTGTGGGGAGGGTTGATGCCACCAGGAGCATAGTCAACTCGTGACAGAGATACACCAAGGGTGTTCAGTCCTGGGATTTTCTGAACATTGGCTCCAGTCACCAAGGACCCATAGGTATTGTTTGTGGCACCTGGTTTGGCTAGTATGTCTGAGAAGAAATCACTGGCATTTACCTTGGCAGCATCTTTGCAGGTGAATCCATTCACTTTAACAGCTGTTACCATCACAACATCAATCAGAATTGCACAAAAAAATGTTATGCAGATCACAAATTCTCATGTACAACAGAACagctttgttattttttataataacttgATGCTAAAAATGATTTCTGATTATTTAAGATGGTAAAAACCTGTATTCAATTTTTGTATGTCTACCTATCATTCACCGAAAAAAACTCTCACTATCAAACTATCCATGAATTAAAAATTCAGTGTACCAATCATGCTACAAAAATGTGAAATGATTAATGGGAGTTGGTGAgaagtttattattttaattgggTGGACACCGTTTCTGAGGAGGTGTTGAATTGTAGCGAGGGGTGAGGGGAAAGGAAAAGTTGATGAAATGAGGAACTTTTCATTAAAGAGCAAAATTAAAGGTGTGGGAAAATGAATTGATTAAGAAAAAGTAATGGAATAAAAAGGTTGAAATGTAATGATTAAGGGGAAAAGTGAAGGtatgcatgaaagtgaggaTGATGATGTTTTGATTTGTGTACAGTAGAAGATGAAAGGAAGAGAGTTTGATAGAAAAGTAGAACCTGAGGCAAGGTCAGCGACACAGAGGTCTTGAAGAGGATCAGGATCTGATGCAGTGATGGTGGTTAGCAGCAAAGCAAAAGTCAAGAGTAGAAGGGAGGGTAAGAACTTCATGTTGGTATGCAAGAGAAATGAAGTTGGGAATGAAAGGAAGAGAGAACAAGAGAAGAAAAGTATGTTAGAATTGTTTGTATGAGGTATTTATCAGAAGGGGTTGAGAAGTAGATGActtagaaaaaagaagaagaatggtGTGCTAATAAGTTGAATAAATGGCGCGCGTGTGAATCAAACGCATGCGACATGCCTAATTCTTGGACACAAAACACAGGAATGAACAAATGAATAAAATAGACCTAAGAATTGGGTTTTGGTTTGGGCCTTGGATGAAGGTTTGTGTGTGTGACCCAGTCAATCGTGAGTTGCGGTTCTCACACATGTCACCTGTGCTCTGCTCCACGCCCTTCTGTTGAGTGTTTCATTAGTTTATTCATTTGTAGCCATGTTTTACGGTCAGAATCGTAGACCTTATTTTGTGTTCCAACTACAACAATTTCTTCTGCATAAACCTCTtctcaaaatttcaaaaatccTAGTTTACAATACATGGCGTTTActttaaataaaatgtttttattttaggtcgTGTCTTCTacggtatgagcaacctcacaTGGGTCCGTTTCATCTTGTATCAGGAAAAATGTGCTTTTGATTTCAaacaactaaataaataaatatatttacccACTCAGTCACTGTTAGAAAATTAATtgtgattatatatataatataacaaaatttaaaattaattacatcATCAATGCATCTATCTTTAAGCTTCATCTTCCTTTCTTTAGAAaagttaaatttgaaaaaaaagtattttttataagcagttttttaaaattaaatacaaggGGTATGCAAACCTTTCCGGCCATAAAGCTAAACCAGTATCAAAACTTCTCCTTCATCTGGATCaataatttattcattaattaaatttaaaattttaatataatcagaattattttaaatttatcctcataaaaatttattgaactTATTAAATCAGCGGTTATCCATTATTTCTGGTcaaattcaataatttattcattTGAAAAATACTTTCTAAAGTCAAtgtaattaaagataaaatttaaaaaaccagACACACATTAAAATAAGAATGCTTTACTCCTTGGCAATGGAGTTGTGttgtaaagaaaaatattatctgATCAAGAACTCATACAACATTTAATACaagttttatttgtttatttgtcTTTCTAACGCATAGAATATTTCATGTTATAACGATAAAAAGATAATACAAAAAtgatattatataaattgtaacgtcatttttatattaattataaatagtGTTGTTTAGCCAAGCATATAAGCACAAGTTACATATCCATGAATAAAAAGATTATCAAACAAAAGTAGATAAAGGGTAAACGAAAAACAAATTATCACAATCTTCAATTTACTTTAAACAAATTACATGCATCATGGTCTCTGTAATTGATTggaatttattataaatataaaacgGTGTAAGTCTTAAACTTTTTATTAAATGATCTCACTcatagtttttattaatttattattattaatttattattaaatgtgCTGCCAACGCCCCTCTTAAagtaataaatgaaaaaaataacaatttataatttataaatatttttaataccaCATCTTTAAATTACTAGGAATACAGTTTTTTTCTAATAAACTCTTACTggttaaaatatattcaaattacaaaatcataagttaaaaattaaataataaattgggTCCGTATACTTTCTATAATTCTTAACAAATTCTAACCAACAATGTGTTAAATATTACTAActtcttttaataaattatttaaaattcttcTACTTTTTGGATATATATGATAGTTGGTGggtattaaatatattttatatactgTCAACAAATTTGTAAGCAAaatgttatgttatttattttgaaaaaaattataaagaaagacgtccacttataattattatgtgccatgatataattttagaattagtatatcttattatataaaaattttaaattttagccaaaaattatttattttttgaatcatAATCTTATGTGTGATGTAAGCTCTGAGTATATCATcatctcaaattttaaataatttttttatttatttataataaataaaatcgaTATCTTAACATAAAATGAAGGAATATTTGTTggagaaattaaaaattaaaatttttcattatatttaaagttcgtacttatttatatataataaaatactcTATTCTTCGTGAGATTTCTAACAATTATTTATTAGATTTATCAAAACAGGTATCGGAGTTTTTGGATTTTATTCCTCAAATATAATATAGAGGCATGAGCTCTACGATCTTCCATTGCTAAGGGAAAAAAAAGTGGTAAACGTTAGGTGTTGTGGGGATGTGGAATAGTGGAGTCTATGCTAAGGAAAGACAAAGACACAAACAACCCATCCTCCAAATTCTAACCTAATCCATTTGCATCATTATCATTTCTTTCATCTTTTTTTCTCACTCCTTGACTTTTCTCTTGTACCATTTCTGCAAGGCATCAAACATTCATATACTTAGAgacaaattaaaattcaatcaGATACAAATGCTGCAGCTCTGGACAACACCACATATAACACAACACCAATCAcgataatatatatatgtaagaATCATTTGTATTTgtgattttataaaaattaaactttattaaGATGGTATTAAAAATTATTGCATTATGCAAACATTAAATTAATCGGGGGAAAAAATCTAATCTATAAAGCTAACATCATTGCTTTCCTCACGAATTAGAAGCAAGCAACACCAATTACCCACCACACAAAAATTTCATCActtcaagaaaatcatgaaataaaatcaattttaaagacaaaaaataattagttgctatagttactaaattagataacatagaaactaaaaaaaaaattataaattaatttatattattgttaaataatttctaaattggtatctaattagccaccaagatttttgctaccaaatttataatctaaataattggtagttaaaatttttgtggctaattaaataccaatttagaaaccatttaacaataatataaactaatttaaaaactattttttttagtttttaaaataatttttaatttaattattataacaactaattattttttgtttttaaaattaatttttatttcatgattttcttataacattttgttttgtttcactTTATTTTGGATCCTAATCATATCCGTTCAACTTTAGATTGATACACTTTGTTAAACACGTCATAACTCACAAGGTTTTAgtgtaatttaaatatttttgaaaatactgaaaattaagaaaatgcttcaaaagttattattttgcttaaaaataattgataatataatataactatTTAAAATCTCTTATTGAGAAAATCTTAGAGGCGGTTTAACTAacatattgaaaattaaaaagttaaaacagaaaaacaaaatacaaatatttttttgtgacATAAAATTAGAACATGACCAACAACTCCTTAATTTAGGCCCATATAACTTTTTTTCCAACGTAAGTGTAAAGTCCAAAACAAATTCTGCTATATTTCATGGATGTTTGTTGCTGCACCTACCTGCATACTTCCTCGTGTCATCTATAGATCAGGTgaaaagattattttattttaaaaaaatatatcagaTTTTACaatctgaaaatattttttattttatttatacctTCATGATTGTAAAATCCAGAAAGTATTTTCGTATCCAAAAATActctataaattttataatttgaaatatttttctctttaaaaaatatattatggattaCAAAATCCAGAAGGTTTcctaattcaaaaatatattctgaattctataattagaaaatatttttcagatTATAAtctagaatgtatttttttaaagtaaccATTATGGATTATAGAATCTGAAagatattttcaatttaaaaatatcttatgaATTCTATAATTCATAGTTTTTCCAGGTTACCtattccaaaataaataaataaaaacatcaatggaataaaaatattttgaatattttaagaattCTGGAGTGCCACAAAAAGCTAgtgaggtgcatgaagaaacaACAATTCCATCTCCACACAAAATCAATAACTGGTCCAAATTGATTTCGGCCTAGCCCATTACAATCCTTTCGAACTTGGCTTGGTCATAAATAGATTCttacttcctgcacctccatatattcttctttcacctccataaattttcatattttaaaaaatattattctgtaatattttggattacgtaatttgtaagtcttttttcaaattcgtaattagcttctggattacataattcggaaaccttttttcatatgcatgattagtttctggattatgtaatccgaaagtcttttttagcttccagattacataattcagaagtttttttcaaatgcatgttcggattacataatccaaaaggtACTATATGGGGTGatacaagaaggataaaaagatattttcatgttgtgtatggaggtgaagaacctatggaggtgtaggaagaaacagtctcATAAATATGAGATACTATGAAAAATAGCCACAATATAAAAAGAACCAAAACatatgttaaaagaaaaaaaaggctagcaacatataattatttaggaattttaacatttttcagCATTTTTAGTACAAGATTTCTTgcaagttaatttttttttttagaagaaCATAAATTTCAATGAGTTCCAACTCTTAGTTGAtaattatctttaaattttataactaataacaatttttaattaataaaatgtgttATGATAAAATGGTAGGAATGAATATGCAGGTAGTGCAGATTTTGTGGTAATTAAGTAAAATGAAGATTATAAGCCTTAgtatttctttaataaaatatattaaattttattattattttagtatttgagaaaaaatttaagaaaaaataatttctttaaattattttataactatttttcttatttttaagagataatgttattgttttttcttatatatagaaagaagaattttgtatttttttagtaaattatattattatttattttctacatCATATTTTCTATTAGTTcttcttaaataaaatttgaaatgaagAAGGAAAATGTCAGTCTTCTTTATACATCATAAAGAGGTACAAAACAAGGAAAAAAAGGTTAAATAAAAGTACTTGAGAATGAAAGTGgaaaaaaagtttattataGTAATACCGAGAAAACGATTtgaagaaataataaatatttaaaaaatatatcaaattgtAGGCTACAATTAAAAACAcaaatataatgaaaatttattaatgttGATAGGACAAACCATACATTTTAACACCATCCTACCAT from Phaseolus vulgaris cultivar G19833 chromosome 1, P. vulgaris v2.0, whole genome shotgun sequence carries:
- the LOC137814869 gene encoding rhicadhesin receptor-like: MKFLPSLLLLTFALLLTTITASDPDPLQDLCVADLASAVKVNGFTCKDAAKVNASDFFSDILAKPGATNNTYGSLVTGANVQKIPGLNTLGVSLSRVDYAPGGINPPHTHPRATEIVFVLEGTLDVGFITTANVLISKTIYKGEIFVFPKGLVHFQKNNAKEPASVLAAFNSQLPGTQSIALTLFAATPPVPDNVLTKAFQVGTKEVQKIKSRLAPN